The Edaphobacter sp. 12200R-103 genome contains a region encoding:
- a CDS encoding DUF2203 domain-containing protein → MNKTFTLAEAQTLLPVLEALLRKAQRSGTKAAELEVEFERLRQQIFLAGGTHIDVGMTARRRAERDKALQETQDTLTEIDEIGVQVKDLEKGLLDFPCTMDGRTVLLCWKMGEKEIGYWHSEEEGFAGRKPIDARFGRTERQKPN, encoded by the coding sequence TTGAACAAGACGTTTACGCTCGCCGAGGCTCAGACGTTACTTCCGGTTCTGGAAGCTCTGCTGAGAAAGGCGCAGCGATCGGGCACGAAAGCCGCTGAGCTGGAGGTTGAGTTCGAGCGGCTTCGCCAGCAGATCTTTCTAGCCGGGGGAACCCACATCGATGTCGGCATGACTGCACGCCGCCGGGCAGAACGCGATAAGGCCCTGCAGGAGACGCAGGACACGCTTACCGAGATCGACGAGATTGGCGTGCAGGTGAAGGACCTTGAGAAAGGCCTGCTCGATTTTCCCTGCACGATGGACGGCAGGACGGTTCTGCTGTGCTGGAAGATGGGTGAAAAGGAGATTGGCTACTGGCACTCCGAAGAAGAGGGGTTTGCCGGAAGAAAGCCGATCGACGCGAGATTCGGCCGTACCGAGCGTCAGAAGCCGAACTAA
- a CDS encoding 16S rRNA (uracil(1498)-N(3))-methyltransferase gives MTRRRWIADTWTSTTATLTGEQAAHLARVLRATPGQIYDIVAGGFLYRAEITSVQPGEVLFALREELETETSLPLHLLLAVFKFDHMEWAIEKATELGVDRITPILARRTEKHLSQAAAKRTERWRRIALESSKQSRRTTIPAIAEPAVLKSALENATEPVRLLLSETEQETTIASALSGETAFPGYALAIGPEGGWTAEEMDLFVAHKWQPVTLGPRILRAETAAISAIAILSSHLI, from the coding sequence ATGACCCGCCGCCGCTGGATCGCTGATACCTGGACATCAACAACCGCTACACTCACCGGCGAGCAGGCTGCCCACCTGGCGCGTGTGCTGCGCGCCACTCCCGGCCAGATCTACGACATTGTCGCCGGAGGCTTCCTGTATCGTGCCGAGATCACCAGTGTTCAACCTGGTGAGGTCCTCTTCGCGCTTCGCGAGGAGCTTGAAACCGAGACATCTCTGCCTCTTCATCTCCTCTTGGCGGTCTTCAAGTTCGATCACATGGAATGGGCCATTGAAAAGGCGACCGAGCTCGGCGTCGATCGCATCACTCCGATTCTTGCCCGCAGAACTGAAAAGCATCTCTCCCAGGCAGCCGCGAAGCGTACAGAGCGCTGGCGCCGCATCGCCCTTGAATCCTCCAAGCAGTCGCGCAGAACAACGATCCCCGCCATCGCTGAACCGGCAGTGCTTAAGTCTGCGTTGGAGAATGCCACTGAGCCGGTACGTCTCCTTTTGTCAGAGACGGAACAGGAGACAACCATCGCCTCTGCCCTTAGCGGGGAAACAGCCTTCCCAGGCTATGCGCTCGCCATTGGGCCCGAAGGAGGCTGGACAGCCGAGGAGATGGACCTCTTCGTCGCACACAAATGGCAGCCCGTCACTCTGGGGCCAAGGATCCTTCGTGCTGAAACGGCAGCAATCTCAGCGATCGCCATCCTGTCTTCCCATCTGATCTGA
- a CDS encoding AI-2E family transporter: protein MVRGHILFAFVLLMGFGLVYLLAKELVLIYVSALFAAVLMPIVNRIMQTNIRGRRPSKAAAIFLIVSGIGLIVGIFLTVGLPPVLHDLNQFSAELPSRISKMISRLDQSPIANRLGVDAIAQRAEGALTTTASYLMTSLPNWLSHLFDIVSAIFLCIYFMLDGDRAYNFALSLFPTPHRQRLKTTLGRADDKISNWLIGQGLLMLILGISSTIVFAILHVRYFLLLGFLMGLFNIIPIAGGVVTITLSAIVAAFDSWTKMAGVIVFYIFYINVENAYLIPRIMGSSVELSGLTILISLLCGTALAGVVGALVAVPTAALIAVLLDEYAVYRDETF, encoded by the coding sequence GTGGTTCGCGGCCACATCCTCTTCGCCTTTGTCCTGCTGATGGGCTTCGGGCTCGTCTACCTGCTCGCCAAGGAGCTCGTCCTGATCTACGTCAGCGCGCTCTTTGCCGCCGTGCTGATGCCCATCGTCAATCGCATCATGCAGACCAACATCCGCGGCAGGCGGCCGTCGAAGGCGGCAGCGATCTTCCTGATCGTCTCCGGGATTGGCCTGATTGTTGGAATCTTTCTCACCGTCGGTCTTCCACCGGTTCTCCATGATCTCAACCAGTTCTCGGCGGAGCTTCCCTCCCGTATCAGCAAGATGATTTCGCGGCTCGATCAGTCGCCGATTGCAAATCGGCTCGGCGTCGATGCAATTGCACAGCGTGCTGAAGGCGCCCTCACCACCACCGCCAGTTACCTGATGACTTCTCTGCCCAACTGGCTCTCGCATCTCTTCGATATCGTCTCGGCAATCTTTCTGTGCATCTACTTCATGCTGGACGGAGACAGGGCCTACAACTTCGCTCTCTCCCTCTTCCCCACACCGCACCGTCAGCGGCTCAAGACGACCCTTGGACGAGCCGACGACAAGATCAGCAACTGGCTCATCGGCCAGGGACTCCTGATGCTCATCCTGGGAATCTCCTCGACCATCGTCTTTGCCATTTTGCACGTGCGCTATTTCCTGCTGCTCGGGTTTCTCATGGGACTCTTCAACATCATCCCGATCGCCGGAGGAGTCGTCACCATCACGCTCTCTGCCATCGTCGCCGCCTTCGATTCCTGGACGAAGATGGCCGGGGTCATCGTCTTTTACATCTTCTATATCAACGTTGAGAACGCGTATCTCATTCCGCGCATCATGGGCAGCAGCGTAGAGCTCTCAGGCCTGACCATCCTCATCTCGCTGCTTTGCGGTACGGCGCTCGCCGGAGTGGTTGGCGCCCTGGTCGCCGTTCCCACCGCCGCCTTGATCGCAGTTCTCCTCGACGAGTATGCCGTTTACCGGGATGAAACATTCTGA
- a CDS encoding shikimate kinase translates to MPVSQPALSDPAAAQPERDAVPLALHRLILTGFMGAGKSTIGRLLATRLGWNFLDLDQHLELRTGATIPDLFSRHGEAHFRRLESTALASALGQSNVILALGGGTPESLTNRLLIEQTPATTTIFLDAPFEVLFDRCMLQEIARPVLADPAAAQLRFEHRRPLYRRMARLTIDTASLTSDQTVDAILSGLNQTPHSRV, encoded by the coding sequence ATGCCAGTCAGTCAACCAGCACTCAGCGATCCCGCAGCCGCCCAGCCTGAGCGCGATGCCGTTCCATTAGCCCTGCATCGCCTTATTCTCACCGGCTTCATGGGCGCCGGCAAATCGACCATCGGACGCCTGCTCGCCACGCGTCTCGGCTGGAACTTTCTGGATCTTGATCAGCATCTCGAACTCCGCACTGGCGCTACGATTCCCGATCTCTTCTCCCGCCACGGAGAAGCGCACTTTCGGCGGCTCGAATCGACTGCCCTTGCCTCGGCTCTGGGACAATCCAACGTAATTCTCGCCCTCGGCGGTGGAACCCCGGAGAGCCTGACCAACCGGCTTCTGATCGAGCAGACCCCCGCTACCACAACCATCTTTCTCGACGCCCCCTTCGAGGTCCTCTTCGACCGATGCATGCTGCAGGAGATCGCGCGACCGGTACTGGCCGATCCTGCCGCGGCCCAGCTTCGCTTCGAACATCGCCGCCCGCTTTACAGGCGCATGGCGCGTCTGACCATCGACACCGCTTCTCTGACCTCCGACCAGACTGTGGATGCAATCCTCTCCGGCCTGAACCAGACTCCGCACTCCCGCGTCTGA